DNA from Methanobrevibacter sp. TMH8:
AAGTAATGTCTAATGTGGCTCTTGCAGCTATTTTGGTTCCATTGTCTGTGACATTGGCTCATGCTCAGGGTCTTCCAATTGGAACTTTCGCAGTTCCTGTAGCTATTGCTTGTTCATTATCCTATGTATTACCAACAGCTGGTCCAACTGTAGCTATGGCTTATGGAACGGGCTTTGTTAAAATAAAAGAAATATTTAAGGCTGGTTTCCCACTAGTTATAATAGGTGCAATTTTATCTATTATAATTATTTTCACAATAGGGAAACCATTTTTAGGGGCTTAAATTTTATCTTTAACTTGAATTAATTTGTAGTTCAAGTTGAGATATTCATTTTATTTTTTATTTTTTTAATTTTATTTATTTTATTATTTTATCCTTTATTTTTTCCTTAATTTTTTAATTTCTAATTTTATTTCTTAAAGATTAATATTTATATCATTTCAAATATTTTCATATATATTCAGATATTTTAAGATATTTTCATATATTTAAGATATTTCATTTTTCATCAAATATTCTTAAGTTAATTTTAAGTTAATTTTAAATTATTTATAAGGAAACATTAATATATTATAAAAATAAAAATTATCACATTAGATAATATTATTGATAATATTTATAACATTAAATATTATTGTGGATATATTATACTATATAATATTATATATAATATGATATTTAGATATATTATAGATAATATGGATTAGATATTATTTTAATTAATTTTAAATAATTTAAAAAGTTACAAGTAATTTTACAATTAGTAATTTTACGGAAAATTTACATATAATTTACAAATAACTTATAAATAATTACAAAATACTTAAAAAATAATTATGGTGATTTTATGGCGGGAATTATAGGATATGGAGCCTTTGTGCCATCATATAGGATAAAAGTCGAAGAAATAGCTAAGGTGTGGGGAGATAATCCAAAAGCAATATCAAATGGGCTTGTGGTAACTGAAAAATCTGTTCCTGCTCCTGATGAAGACACAGCTACAATTTCTGTTGAAGCTGCAAGAAATGCGTTAGCTAGGGCACAAATTGATCCTCAAAAAATTGGAGCGGTTTATGTTGGTTCTGAATCTCATCCTTATGCAGTTAAACCAACAGCAACTATTGTAGCTGAAGCTGTAATGGCAACACCTGCTATGACTGCGGCAGATCTTGAATTTGCTTGTAAAGCAGGTACTGCAGGTATGCAAGCAGCTATTGGTTTAGTTGACTCAAACAAAATTGAATATGGTTTAGCTATTGGTGCTGATACTTCTCAAGGTGCTCCTGGAGATGCTCTTGAATATACTGCATCAGCTGGTGGAGCAGCTTATATCATTGGAAAAGAAGGAACAAAAAATGGTTCAATAGCTGATTTTGGTGAACTTTTTAGTTTTACTACTGATACTCCAGATTTTTATAGGAGAGAAGGTCAACCTTATCCATCTCATGGTGGAAGGTTCACTGGTGAACCTGCATATTTTAAACATGTAGAAGGCGCAGCAAAAGGTATATTTGAGAAAACTGGAACTACAGCTAGTGATTATGATTATGCAGTTTTCCATCAACCTAATGGTAAATTTTACTTAAAAGTTGGTAAAAAACTTGGATTTACTAATGATCAGATTAAAGATGGTCTTTTAACTCCTGTTATTGGAAATACTTATTCTGGAGCTACACCTATTGGTCTTGCTTCTATTTTGGATAAAGCTCAAGCTGGAGATAAAATATTGGCTATTTCATATGGTTCAGGTTCTGGTAGTGATGCATTTACTATTAATGTTACTGAAAATATTGATGAAAAGAGAGAATTAGCTCCTAAACTTGAAAAAATGATTGAAAATAAATCTTACGTTGATTATGCAGTTTATGCTAAGTATAAAGGTAAATTAAGAATGTAAATATTATTGTGAGGAAAAGATAATATGAGAGATGTTGCGATTATAGGTGTTTCACAAACTAAATTTGGAGAATTGTGGGACTCATCATTTAGACAATTAATAGCTGAAGCAGGACTTGGGGCTATTGAAGATTCAAACATAGCAGGAAATGATTTAGATGCAATGTTTGTTGGAAACATGACTGCAGGTTTATTTATCCAACAAGAACATATTGCAGCTCTTATAGCTGATCATACTGGATTAAATCCTGTTTCTTCTACAAGAGTTGAAGCAGCTTGTGCTTCTGGAGGTCTTGCTCTTAGACAAGGTGTTATGGCTGTTGCTTCTGGTTATCATGATATAGTAATTTCTGCAGGTGTAGAAAAGATGACTGATGTTGTGGATGCAACACCTGCTATAGCTACTGCATCTGACCAAGAATGGGAAGCTCAACAAGGGGTAACTTTCCCATCACTTTATGCAATGATGGCTAGACGTCATATGTATGAATATGGAACTACTCGTGAACAATTAGCTGAGTTTTCTGTTATTAATCATAGAAATGCTACTAAAAACCCAAGAGCTCAATATCCTTTTGAAATTACTGTTGATAAGGTTTTAAACTCTACAGTAGTTGCTGACCCATTAACATTACTTGATTGTTCTCCAGTTACTGATGGAGCAGCTGCAGTTGTTTTATGTCCTGCTGAAGATGCAAGAAAGTATACTGACACTCCAATTTATGTTAAAGCTTCTACTCAAGCTTCTGATACAATAACTTTACATGATAGAAAAGATATTACTACGATTGAATCTACTAAAGTAGCTGCTAAAAAAGCTTATGAAATGGCTGGTGTTACAACTAAAGATATTGATGCAGTTGAAGTACATGATTGTTTCTCAATCAATGGTATTTTAGCTATTGAAGATCTTGGATTTGTTGAAAAAGGTCAAGGTGGCCCAGCTGTTGAGGAAGGTATTACTCATATTGGTGGAGAAATTCCAGTTAATCCATCTGGTGGATTAAAAGCTAGAGGTCATCCTCTTGGAGCTACAGGAATAGCTCAAGCAGCAGAAATCGTTTGGCAATTAAGAGGAGAAGCAGACAAACGCCAAGTAGATGGGGCTGAAATTGGTATGACTCACAATATTGGTGGTACTGGTGGAACAGCTGCTGTACATATTTTATCTAGGTAATTTAAATCCTAGGTAGCTATTAATTTATTTAATAGCTTTTTTTTTTGCTTTTTTATTATTTTTACTTTAATTTTTATTTTATTATTTTATTTTTTAGTATTCTTAGTTTTTTATTTTTATTTTTTATTTATTTATTAAATTATCAATAAAATCCATATCTAAGTTTTTTTCAACTATTTCAGCTAACTTATCTATTGAATAATCTTTTTTTGTTTCATAAGGATCTTCACCAAATTTTGGTTCTATTCCTTTGTTTTCTCGAATATAATTTAATAAGGCTCTTCTAAAATTATAGTTATGGAATATTCCATGGAAATAGGTGCCAAATATATTTTCTCTTTTTGATCCATCAAATAATCCTTCTTTATTTTTTTCTTTTTTGTTTCCTATGCCTTTTTCTATTTTTAGTAATGGTTCTTCATTAAATAGTGTTGTTGTTCCTTCATGAATTTCATATCCTGTAATTATTTCGCCTGTAATTGATGAAAAGATATCAGAGGAATTTGAACTATTTTCTTCACTTGATTTATCTAATATTATTCCTTCACTTTGTTCAACAATTTTCTCTTCTGATGAGTTATGTTTGAAGTGAGTCTCTATATCTAAAAGTCCAAGTCCATCTACAGAACCATTCTGTGATTCTCTATTATTTTCATCAAATATTCTATTTCCAAGAATTTGATATCCTCCACATAAACCTACAATTGGAATTTGGGGATTGTTTTTAGCTATTTTTCTTATTTGATCAGCTAATCCTGATTTTTCTATAGCTATCATATCTTCAGTTGTATTTCTTGTTCCTGGCAATATAATTGCATCTAGACTAGTATTACCTTTTTCATCAGCTATACTTTCATTAATATCAATAAGTTTTAAACCAACATCTTCTTCAAATTCAAATGGATCAATATCTGTGAAGTTAGCTATTTTTGGGAAACGAATAACTCCAATTGTTATTTCTTTGTTTGGATTGAATTTATGTTCAAATAATGATGCAGAATCTTCTTCTGGTAATTGAAGATCATGATCATAAGGTAAAACACCAAGAACTGGTGCATCTATTATTTTTTCTATTTTTTCTATTCCTGGCATAAGTATATCGAGATTTCCACTAAATTTATTAATAATCACTGCTTTAAGTCGAGACCTGTCATAATCATCTAAAAGAGAGAATGTTCCAGCTATTGAAGCAAAAACACCTCCTTTATCAATATCTGCTACAAGAAAAACATCGGCATCTGACATATGAGCTATTTCCATATTAGCTAAATCTTCTTTTCTCATATTAATCTCAGCAGGAGATCCAGCTCCTTCAATAATTATTATATCATATTGCGAGTCTAATATAGCTAATGACTCTTTTATTGCAGCTAAAGCTTTATCTCTAAAATCATGTTGATATTGATAAAAATTCATATCAGCTATTGCTTTTCCTTGAATTATTACTTGTGATGTAAAGTTGCCCTTTGGTTTAAGGAGTATAGGATTCATGTGAATACTTGGTTCAATATCAGCTGCTTCAGCTTGAAGAACTTGTGCAATAGCTATTTCTCCATTTTCTTTTGTGGTATATGAGTTTAGTGACATATTTTGTGATTTAAATGGTGCTACTTTATATCCTCTTCGTGAATAAATCCTACAAAGTGCTGCTACCATAACACTTTTTCCTGCATTTGATGAAGTTCCTTGAACCATTATACATTTCGCCATAATTTTACCTTTTTCATGCTTAAAAACTTTATATTAAATAGAAATATATATTTAAATAAAATATGTTTTTAAAATTTTATTTTATTTTATTATATTTAATAATATTAAATAACTTATATTAGATATTATAATTAATTAATATATAAAATTAACAATATTTGATAATTTATAAATTGATATTGATTTTTTGAAAATTAATTTTTTGAAATTTTTCATGTTTTTTTCTTCTTTTATTTTCTTATTTTTATATTACTATTTTCAGTTTTATTATAAGATTTAAATATAATTAAAAATATTTAAATATAAACATCAAATATATTTGTAAATTTTCTATATATTTCATATATTCGACATATATTTTTCATGAATATTTTATTTTAATTACTTTTATTTACTAAAATACAATAATTTATATATAAGAAAGAAACATATAATAATTTAATATAAGAAATACAAATAATCTTTAAAATCATTTTAGTAATATTAATAATCTTAAATTAATAATGATTAATTATTAATAAAAAGATTAATTAAAGTGATGATATAAATTATTAATATAAAAAATTAAATATAAAGATTAATTTAATAATTAAATATTAATTAAAAATTAATCAAAAATTAAATCCAAACTTAATTGAGGTAACTATATGAAAATCAATAGGATATCATCTGATTTTGCTGATGATAATGATTATGTTAATAAAAATGTTAATAATGATTTGAATATTGATAAAACTTCGATTAAGAAAGAGGCGATTAAAATTACATTTGATACTAATAATAACCATGATTCTACTGAAATAAAGGAGAATGATGATATTTCTGAAGAAGAATTTCAAGAAGATAATTTAGAAAAAGAATCAGATGATTTTGATGAAAAACCAAATGAAAAATCTAATGATGAGCTAATTGCAAATAATGAAAAAGTAATTCCTCATGAAAATGATGAACCAATGTTAGATTATGATAATATTGGAAGTACTAAAGATATTGATGTACCTCCTCTTTTAATTGATCAAGTCATTGGTCATGAAGATTCTGTTGAAACCATTAAAAAGGCAGCTAAACAAAGAAGAAATGTTCTTCTTATTGGTGATCCTGGTGTAGGTAAATCAATGATAGCTAAAGGAATGGCAGAACTTCTTCCTCCTGAAGTACTTCAAGATGTATTAGTTTATCCTAATGCTGAAGATTCAAATAATCCTTTAATTAGAACTGTTCCTTCTGGTGAGGGTAAAAAAATTGTAATGGCTAATAAAAATACTACAAAAGGTTATGAAGAGAAAAAACTTCTTGTAACAATGATTTTAATTGCAGGTGTTTTAGCTCTTGGTTTCATGTATAGAAGTCAATTAATCTTTGCAATTCTAGCTGCTGTTTTCATATTCTTTATATCAATGCAAATAAAACCAAAGAACATGACTATGGCTCCAAAATTGTTAGTTAATAATGCTGAAAAAAGATTTTCTCCATTTGAAGATGCTACTGGTGCTCATGCAGGTGCACTTCTTGGTGATGTTCGCCACGATCCATATCAATCTGGAGGTTTAGGAACTCCGGCACATGAGCGTGTTGAACCTGGTATGATTCACAAAGCTAATCGTGGAGTTTTATACATTGATGAAATTGGTACAATGTCAATGAAAACTCAACAAGAACTTCTTTCAGCTATGCAAGAGAAAAAATATTCCATTACTGGTCAAAGTGAAAATAGTAGTGGTGCAATGGTTCGTTCTCAAGCAGTTCCTTGTGATTTCGTTCTTGTAGCTTCTGGTAATATACAAGTTCTTGAAGGTATGCATATAGCTATGCGTTCTAGAATTAGAGGTTATGGTTACGAAGTCTTTATGAAAGATAATATGCCTGATACAGAAAATAATAGGAAAAAACTCATTCAATTTGTAGCTCAAGAAGTTAAAAATGATGGTAGAATTCCTCATTTCTCTCCAGATGCATTAGATGAAATAATAAGAGAAGCTAAACGTAGGGCTGGTAAAAAAGAATCTTTAACTCTCAAATTAAGAGATTTAGGAGGTCTTGTTAGAGCCGCAGGAGATGTGGCTAAAGAAGAAAATTCTAATCTTGTTGAAGCTGAGCATGTTTTAACAGCTAAAAAATACTCAAGAACTTTAGAACAGCAAATAGCTGATAGATCTATTTCCCAAAGAAAAGAATATGCTGTATTCAATCCAGAAGGTGGAAAAATTGGTATGGTTAATGGATTATCTGTTATTGGGGATAGAAGTGGTTTAATGTTACCTATAGCTGCTGAAGCAGCCCCTGCTCAGAGTAGGAAAGAAGGTAAAATTATTGCTACTGGAAAACTTGGTGAAATAGCTAAAGAATCTGTTCAAAACGTTAGTGCACTTATTAAAAAACATACTGGTACTGATATCTCACAATATGATATTCACATTCAGTTTTTACAAACTTATGATGGTGTTGAAGGAGATAGTGCAAGTGTTTCAATTGCAGCAGCTGTTATTTCAGCTATTGAAGAAATTCCAATTGATCAAACTGTTGCTTTAACTGGTTCTCTTAGTGTTCGTGGAGATGTTTTACCAATTGGTGGAGCTACTAGTAAGATTGAAGCTGCAGCTGAAGCAGGAATCAAAAAAGTCATAATTCCAAGATCTAACATGAAAGATGTCATGATTGAGAAGAAGTATGAGGATGAAATTGAAATCATTCCTGTTGATACTTTAAGTGATGTTTTAGAGAATATCCTTATTGGATGTACTGAAAAAAGTAGCTTAATTAAGAAAATGAAAAAAATTAGTAGTGCAGTAGTTGATAAAGTTCCTAATAGGCCTTTAAATAGCTGTGATGCACCTTCTAAGTCTTAAATCTTAAACACTATATACATATAGAAATTTTTTTCTTTTTTCTATTTTTATTTATTTTAATTCTTTTTTTATTTTATTTCTAATATTTATTCATTTTTAACTTGTTTTTATTTATTTTAATTCTTTTTATATTTTATTTAATAATTTTCATTATTTTTAAAATAATTTTATTAATATTTAAATAAAATAAATATAATTGCTAAAAAACTTGTATTAATTTTTTAGAAATAGAATAGATTAAATAAGAATAAAACAATGTGAATAAGGATATTCATAATTAAAAAGAAAATAAAATAATATATAGTTAATATATAGCTAATATATAATTAAAAATATAATTAAAAAATTTTAAGATAATAATTAAAAAGAAAATAAAATAATATTTAATTAATTATAATTTAAGATAATTTTAAGATAATAATTAAAAAGAAAATAAATAATGAAAAGATATAATTATTTTAAAGCATCTGCAATTACTTTAGCTATTGATATACAACTAACTTCAGATTTCAATGAATTGGTTCCAGCTATTGATTTAGCTCCAGCAGCGTATATTTTTAGTATTGCATCATTGACAAGAAGTGGATGAACACAACAAACATTAACTGATTTAGCTCCGTGTTCTTTGAGGATTCCAATAGCGTTTACTATGGTTCCTCCTGTAGCTATAATATCATCGATTATAACTGCTTCTTTGCCTTCTACAGACTGAATGTCTACTTTTTTTTCTTCATTCTTTTTTAAATCTTTTAATTCAGGATCATCAGGATCAAAATCACATCTTATGTCTGCTATTTTTGTTTCAACTTTATCTGGTCCAAGACGGACTTTATTCATATAAGTACATCTACAATCTAATATTTTAGCTATTTCTTCTGCAAAACTAAGGGCTCCTTTATCAGGAGCTATAATAATTGGCTCTTCAGTTATGTTATCAATATATTCAGCAATTGCTCCCATAGCTGAAATATTTTTAGTTGGAATGGTGAAAAACTCTCTTACACTATCTTCATGAAGATTTATTGATAATATTTCATCTGCTCCAGATTTTTCAATTAAATTAGCTACAATTTTTGCGGAAATAGCTTCTCCTTCTTTAAATCTTTTTTCTTGTCTTCCATATCCAAAATAAGGAATAACAACTTTTATTTTTTCACAGCCAAGGTCTTTTAAATTTTGAATTAGAAAGAGTAATTCAATTAGATTTTCGTCTTGAGGATAGCCTGTTGATTGAACAATCACTGCTTCTTTATCAATTTTCCCTTTGATTCGAATATATCTTTCTCCATCAGGAAATTTTTTAGTTTCGATTGAACATAAACAATCTTCAAGTTCTTCTGCAACATTAGCTGCTAATTTTTGGGAAGCTGAACCACCAATTATCAATAATATCACCATTTAACTATAATATAATAGTTTGTATTATTTCTTATTTATAATTTTATATAATTTATATGTTTTTAATAATTTCAAGTATTTTTAATAATTTTTATATAATTTAAAATATATTTTTAATAGTTTTAATATTTTTTATATTTTTATATAATTCCAAATATGTTTTTAATAAATTAATGATTTTTATAATTTTATAATTTTATAATTTTTATAACTTTTGTATATTATAATATTTTAATATAATCTCAATATTTCTCATAATGGACTCTTTCTTCATGATATTTATCTACAAATTTATTTTCCTGACCTTCTTGTGGATATCCAATACTAATCATATTAAATGGTTTTAAATTTTCACCAAGGTTGAAGAATTCACTTATAAATTTCATCCTATGTTCATGTGGAGCAACATTAACCCAAACAGCACCTAAATCTAAGTAGCTAGCTTCAAGAAGTAACATTGTTGCTGCAGCAGCCATGTCTTGCTGCCAAACTTTCTTAAAATGTGAGTTATCCATATTTGCTATAAGAACAATAGCTAGTGTTGCACCTTCCAACATTTTTGAATTATGGTCCATTTTACTCAATTCTTTTATTGTGTCTTTATTTTTAACAACAATAAACTCCCATGGTTCTTGTCCCATTCTAGAACCTGGTGCTTGCATTGCAGCCCTTATCATTTTGTCTATTTTTTCATCTTCAATTTCATCTTCACGATACTTTCGAATACTTCTTCTTTTATTTATTATTTCCATATTTTCGCCTCTGTTTTTTATTGTATAATATATTTCTTGTTATAATTTTTATTATAATTATTATTTTAAAATTTCTATTAAAATCTCAATTTATAAGTTCTATTTGTAGATTTTATTTACAGCTTTTATTTAGTTTTTTATTTAGTTTTTTATTTGCAGTTTTTATTTTATTATTATTTTTAAATTTTTTATATTAATAATAAATAATAATAAATAATAATTGGAAAGATATATTATAGATGTGTTCTAAATAGTTAATTATTATATTTTATTATATTTATTTTAACTAATATCTGAAATGATAGTATTTATTAAATGTATTAAATATTTATTAAATGTATTAAATCTAATATTAAATTTATTATTAAGAGGTAGGATAATGCACGAATTATCAATGGCTGATGGTATTTTAAAAGCTGTTATTGCAAATGCTGAACAAAGTGACGCTACTGAAGTTATAGAAGTTACAGTTGAAATTGGAAAATTAGCTCTTCTTAACCCTGAGCAGGTAAAATTCATGCTTGGTGTTCTTAGTGAGGATACTATAGCTAATGGTGCTAAATTTACTATGGAAGAAATTCCTATTGAAATTGAATGTAAAGAATGTGATTATATAGGAATAGCTAATGGAGATGATCTTGATCATTATTCTCCTATTGTGGAATGTCCTAAATGTGAAAGTAAACTTGTTAATGTTACTAATGGTAAAGATTGTATTGTAAAAAATATAGTTATCGAAAAACCAGATGATTAACTGAATATTTTTTAAATTAATTAAATTTAATTAAATTTAATTAATTTTAATTTTTAAATCTAACTTATAAAGGAATGATTATTATGCATAAAGTAGCTGAAATTGAAGTTCAACATAATATAATGAAAGCTAATAAGAAGTTAGCTGATAAAAACCAAAAAATTTTTGATGATAATAATGTTTTTTGTGTTGATTTTGTAGGAGCTATTGGTTCTGGAAAAACATCTCTTATTGAAGATCTTATTGACAATATGAATGGTTCAATCGGTGTTATAGCTGGTGATGTAATAAGTAAATTTGATGCTGGCCGATTTGAACGTCATAATGTTCCAGTTGTAGGTCTTAATACTGGAAAAGAATGTCATCTTGATGCTCATCTTGTTGAACATGTTCTTGATGATATGCCTATGGATAAAATTGATTACTTATTCATTGAAAATGTAGGGAATCTTATTTGTCCTGTTGACTTTGATTTAGGTTCTCATATGAGAATAGTGGTAATTAGTGTTAGTGAAGGGGATGATACTGTAGAGAAACATCCTTTAATATTCCAAGGTGCAGATCTTGTTATTATTAATAAAGTGGACATAGCTGATGCTGTTGGAGCAAATAGTGACAAAATGGTCCAAGACGTTCATGATATTAACCCTAATGTTAAAGTTATTAAAAGTAGTCTTAAAGAAGGTCAAGGTTTAGAAGAAATCATTTTAGCTATTGAAGAATTTAAAAATACCTAGATTATAAAAATATGTTCTTATTATAAGAATTTATTATAAAAATTTATTTAAAAATTTATTTAAGAACTTATTTAATAATTTACTTAATAATTCGTTGTAAGAATTTATTATAAAAATTTATTATAAATTTTTTAAAAAAGTTTAATATCTCATTTATAAAAATATAGTGTCATAAGGTGATTATTATGAAAATATGGATAGATATAACTAATGCTCCACATGTTAGATTTTTTAAAGATATAATCAAATACTTTCAAGATGAAGGTGAAGATCTAATAATCACTGCTAGACAATTTGGAGATATTCATAAACTAATGGATATGTATGGTTTTGACTTTATTTCTGTTGGAAAGCATGGAGTAAAGCTACATGAAAAGCTAAAAGAAAGTACTGCTAGAGTCAATGATCTTGTTGATATAGTTGCTCATGAAAAAGTTGATGTTGCTCTTTCTAAACATTCAATTGAATTGCCTCGTATTTCTTTTGGTCTTGGAATCCCTAGTATCTATGTTTTAGATAATGAACATGCTGAAGCAGCTAATAAACTCACTCTCCCTTTATGTGATCGTCTTATAGCTCCAAGAATAATAGATATGTGGAAATTAATTGGTTATGGGGCAGATCCTAATAAACTTATTAGATATAACGGAACTTCTGAAATTATCCATTTTAAGAGTTTTAATTATAATGAAGATATTTTTGATGATATGAATTTGAATCTAACTTCTTCAAAAACAATTTTAATGAGGCCTGAACCATCTCTTGCTTCTTATCTTGATGCTGATTGTAGGGTTTCAGTTCTTTCACCAATAGTTGATGTTTTAAAAGAATATGCAAATATTCTTATACTTCCTAGATTTAAAGAACAAGCAGATATATTTGAAGGTATAGAAAATGTTACAATTCTTAAACCTCCTGTAGATACTTCAAGCATAATTAAAAAGTGCGATCTTGTTATTGGTGCTGGGGGAACTATGAATAGGGAAGCTGCTGTTTTACACACTCCTGTTATATCTTGTTATCCTGGAGTTCCTTTATCTGTTGATCAATATTATATTAATCGAGATTTAATGTTTAGATCTAATGATACTGATGAAATTATAAATAAAGCTTTAAGTTTTCTAGTAAATCATAAAAATCATAATGAAATTCAACATGATGATTTATTTCAATTAATTATTGATAATGTTTATGATTTGGCTAAAAATGGAAAATAAATAATGAATTATTGATTATTAATTAATGTATTCTTTTTTTGTATTCTTTTTATTTAATTTTTTAATTTTTAATCTATTTTATCTATTTTCTATATAGTTTTTATTTATTTTTTATATTTTTTCATTTTTAATCTATTTTATCTGATTTTTATTCATTTAATTTTTATCTTTTTATTAGTTAAATTTAAATAGTTTAAAAACAAATTTTCTATAGTATGGGCTGGTAGCTCAGATGGTAGATCGTCGCCTTGGCATGGCGGAGGCCCCGGGTTCAAATCCCGGTCAGTCCATTTTTTAATTATTATTTTTAATATTAAAAATATATTATATATTTAAGATTTATTAATAGATTTAATGGAAAAACTTTTTATAAAGTGAAATCTTAATATATTTATATTATAGATAAATACTATTACTTATTATAATTATTAATATTATTAATATTATTAATTACTGTTAAGATTATTATTACAACATCAATTTTATGGGAGTTTTCAATGCCTTTAATAGCTCAAAATCATTTTCAATTTATATTAGAAATAGGTGCGATAATTTTTGCACTAGTTACATTTACACTTAATTTAGTTCCAATTTCTCTTAGTATAATTACATTTTTATCCTTATTTTTATCTGTAGGGTTTACACTTCTTTTTGGAGCAGATTTAGTACTTTTATTTACTTCATTTGGACAAAATGAGTTTACTCATCCTTTTGGACCAATTGCACTTCTAGCAATAATAACTTCTTTAGCTTCATTAAAAATAATGGAAGATTCTGGAGTTAATGTAAAAGGATTACAAAAATTAGTTTTTGGTCTATTAATTGGTGTAACTGTATTTGGAGGATTGATGCACAGATCTTTCTTATTACTTTGGATTTTAGGATTATTCATTGGTTATTTCTTAATATCTAAATCATTTAGACAAAAATCTTTCTTAACAGTTAAAAGAATTTTGATATTTTTAGGATTAGGTGGAGCTGCATTTGCTGCTTTACAATTGATTTCAATGGTAACACATATGGAAATATTTTCACCATTACTAAGGATTACAAGACTTGAAACAAACTCTATTGCAAGTTTAAAAATGGTTCTACATAATACTCAACTAATTGGTCATACTCAGGGTTCTGCCTATTGGGGAGCTCAAGATACAGGTTTTGCATCGGGATATATAAGTCTTCCAATGTCACTAATTATCATGTTTGGGT
Protein-coding regions in this window:
- a CDS encoding ribose-phosphate diphosphokinase; the encoded protein is MIIGGSASQKLAANVAEELEDCLCSIETKKFPDGERYIRIKGKIDKEAVIVQSTGYPQDENLIELLFLIQNLKDLGCEKIKVVIPYFGYGRQEKRFKEGEAISAKIVANLIEKSGADEILSINLHEDSVREFFTIPTKNISAMGAIAEYIDNITEEPIIIAPDKGALSFAEEIAKILDCRCTYMNKVRLGPDKVETKIADIRCDFDPDDPELKDLKKNEEKKVDIQSVEGKEAVIIDDIIATGGTIVNAIGILKEHGAKSVNVCCVHPLLVNDAILKIYAAGAKSIAGTNSLKSEVSCISIAKVIADALK
- a CDS encoding nitroreductase family protein — encoded protein: MEIINKRRSIRKYREDEIEDEKIDKMIRAAMQAPGSRMGQEPWEFIVVKNKDTIKELSKMDHNSKMLEGATLAIVLIANMDNSHFKKVWQQDMAAAATMLLLEASYLDLGAVWVNVAPHEHRMKFISEFFNLGENLKPFNMISIGYPQEGQENKFVDKYHEERVHYEKY
- the hypA gene encoding hydrogenase maturation nickel metallochaperone HypA, which encodes MHELSMADGILKAVIANAEQSDATEVIEVTVEIGKLALLNPEQVKFMLGVLSEDTIANGAKFTMEEIPIEIECKECDYIGIANGDDLDHYSPIVECPKCESKLVNVTNGKDCIVKNIVIEKPDD
- the hypB gene encoding hydrogenase nickel incorporation protein HypB, which codes for MHKVAEIEVQHNIMKANKKLADKNQKIFDDNNVFCVDFVGAIGSGKTSLIEDLIDNMNGSIGVIAGDVISKFDAGRFERHNVPVVGLNTGKECHLDAHLVEHVLDDMPMDKIDYLFIENVGNLICPVDFDLGSHMRIVVISVSEGDDTVEKHPLIFQGADLVIINKVDIADAVGANSDKMVQDVHDINPNVKVIKSSLKEGQGLEEIILAIEEFKNT
- a CDS encoding DUF354 domain-containing protein, whose amino-acid sequence is MIIMKIWIDITNAPHVRFFKDIIKYFQDEGEDLIITARQFGDIHKLMDMYGFDFISVGKHGVKLHEKLKESTARVNDLVDIVAHEKVDVALSKHSIELPRISFGLGIPSIYVLDNEHAEAANKLTLPLCDRLIAPRIIDMWKLIGYGADPNKLIRYNGTSEIIHFKSFNYNEDIFDDMNLNLTSSKTILMRPEPSLASYLDADCRVSVLSPIVDVLKEYANILILPRFKEQADIFEGIENVTILKPPVDTSSIIKKCDLVIGAGGTMNREAAVLHTPVISCYPGVPLSVDQYYINRDLMFRSNDTDEIINKALSFLVNHKNHNEIQHDDLFQLIIDNVYDLAKNGK